A region from the Lolium perenne isolate Kyuss_39 chromosome 4, Kyuss_2.0, whole genome shotgun sequence genome encodes:
- the LOC127293212 gene encoding transcription initiation factor TFIID subunit 5 produces MEDEEMEKKVQQYLHRKGFRLTELALQEERNRLSTTSLSDVSLSRSDNDPARYYDGYNKLRTWAYNSLDQYKHELLRVLYPVFIHCFMDLVAEGHTQEARSFFHRFREDHELMHSRDLQKLEGILSPLHLEEMDLARSLRENKFRIKLCEYSYELLLQYLQKTQALVMLGIINERIIFEVSAGQPSLISDDADVVALVGTSKDLAKQINQKEVHWGLLEDSVEERMEKALSDSDKTEAESKDADAEDNNKKKSSEGGKQGGPLNKKLKKDKVVGATGKNNKSEASMVSAAPRVKPELTLPATPVEVEQSILEDLRNRAQLNNLALPSVSFYTFLNTHNGLNCSSISNDGSLVVGGFSDSSVKVWDMAKIGQPAKTSSSQGENGSSQGEHLSSTSEGKRPYTLFQGHSGPVYSAAFSPFGDFLLSSSSDSTIRLWSTKLNANLVCYKGHNYPVWDVQFSPVGHYFASASHDRTARIWSMDKIQPLRIMAGHLADVDCVQWHVNCNYIATGSSDKTVRLWDVQTGECIRMFIGHRSMVLSLAMSPDGRYMASGDEDGTIMMWDLSTGRCVSPLAGHNSCVWSLAFSCEGALLASGSADCTVKLWDVASSTKALKVDDTKAGSTNRLRLLKALPTKSTPVYNLRFSRRNLLFATGALSLGS; encoded by the exons ATGGAGGACGAGGAGATGGAGAAGAAGGTGCAGCAGTACCTGCACCGCAAGGGCTTCCGCCTCACCGAGCTCGCGCTGCAGGAGGAGCGCAACCGCCTCTCCACCACCTCCCTCTCCGACGTCTCGCTTTCCAG GTCGGATAATGATCCAGCAAGATACTATGATGGTTACAACAAGCTAAGAACTTGGGCATACAATTCTCTGGACCAATACAAG cACGAATTACTACGCGTCCTTTATCCAGTGTTTATCCATTGCTTCATGGATCTAGTTGCAGAGGGACATACACAAGAAg CTCGGTCATTTTTCCATAGATTTCGGGAAGATCATGAACTAATGCATTCAAGGGATCTCCAGAAGCTGGAAGGAATTCTCTCTCCTTTGCATTTGGAG GAAATGGATCTGGCTAGATCTTTAAGGGAGAATAAATTCAGAATTAAATTATGTGAG tattcatatgaattacttctcCAGTATCTCCAGAAAACACAAGCTCTTGTGATGCTTGGAATAATCAATGAAAGGATAATTTTTGAAG TATCTGCTGGGCAACCTTCATTGATCTCTGATGATGCGGATGTTGTTGCTCTGGTTGGGACCAGTAAGGACTTGGCAAAACAGATAAATCAGAAGGAAGTGCATTGGGGG TTGCTTGAAGATTCAGTCGAGGAGCGTATGGAGAAAGCACTCTCAGATTCTGATAAAACTGAAGCAGAAAGCAAGGATGCAGATGCGGAAGATAATAACAAG AAAAAATCTTCAGAAGGTGGAAAGCAGGGTGGTCCTCTTAATAAAAAGCTAAAAAAGGATAAGGTTGTTGGTGCAAcagggaaaaacaacaaatccgaAGCAAGCATGGTATCTGCGGCACCTCGTGTGAAACCAGAGCTAACCCTTCCAGCAAC GCCTGTTGAAGTTGAGCAATCAATTCTTGAGGACTTGCGGAATCGTGCACAATTGAATAACTTGGCATTGCCATCTGTTAGCTTCTATACATTCCTTAATACACATAACGG ATTAAACTGCTCATCTATCTCAAACGATGGATCATTGGTTGTTGGTGGGTTCTCAGACTCATCAGTAAAG GTTTGGGATATGGCAAAGATTGGTCAACCTGCCAAAACAT CTAGTTCACAAGGAGAGAATGGATCTTCACAGGGCGAGCACTTGTCATCAACATCTGAGGGGAAGAGACCTTATACATTATTCCAGGGTCATTCTGGGCCAGTTTATTCTGCTGCCTTTAGTccatttggggattttctcctgTCATCATCTTCAGATTCAACAA TTCGACTGTGGAGTACAAAGCTGAATGCCAATCTTGTTTGTTACAAAGGACACAATTACCCAGTTTGGGATGTCCAA TTTAGTCCAGTCGGTCATTACTTTGCCAGTGCCTCGCATGATAGGACTGCTCGAATCTGGTCCATGGATAAAATCCAACCTTTGAGAATCATGGCTGGACATCTTGCCGATGTTGAT TGTGTGCAATGGCATGTCAACTGTAACTACATTGCCACGGGCTCCAGCGACAAAACTGTAAGGCTATGGGATGTTCAAACAGGTGAATGTATACGGATGTTCATTGGTCATAGGAGTATGGTCTTGTCATTGGCAATGTCTCCTGATGGGCGATACATGGCCTCTGGAGACGAAGATGGAACCATCATGATGTGGGATCTTTCTACTGGTCGCTGTGTTTCACCACTAGCTGGTCACAACTCTTGCGTGTGGTCACTTGCTTTCAG CTGCGAAGGAGCATTGCTTGCTTCTGGATCAGCGGATTGCACTGTTAAACTCTGGGATGTCGCTTCCAGCACAAAGGCCCTGAAGGTGGATGACAC CAAAGCTGGTTCTACAAACAGACTGAGGTTGCTAAAAGCTCTCCCGACAAAATCAACTCCTGTGTATAACTTGCGG TTTTCTCGGAGGAATCTTCTTTTTGCTACTGGTGCTCTCTCGCTAGGCTCCTAA
- the LOC127346977 gene encoding B3 domain-containing protein Os03g0212300-like yields the protein MDGPGGQRGGRGRRHGRGRRVGAASPRRSPSLSSSQESRCFEFILCIDENPLGIKLLPDKFAEFVDGTEPAELQLREGKMYMHTGWDKFARAHNLEVGCLLTFLYKGDGEMIIKVFDKISCRRYYHTDESEEHTDN from the exons ATGGATGGTCCAGGTGGacagcgaggcggtcgaggccgcaggCACGGTCGGGGCCGCCGTGTTGGAGCAGCATCACCCCGCCGCTCGCCGTCGTTGTCATCCTCGCAGGAGTCGAGGTGTTTCGAGTTCATCCTCTGCATCGATGAGAACCCCCTCGGCATCAAGCTgctgccggacaagttcgccgagtttgtTGACGGCACCGAGCCGGCCGAGTTGCAGTTGCGGGAG GGAAAGATGTACATGCACaccgggtgggacaagttcgcacgTGCCCATAACCTCGAGGTCGGCTGCCTGCTCACCTTCCTTTACAAAGGCGATGGCGAGATGATCATCAAGGTGTTCGACAAGATATCATGCCGTAGGTACTACCACACCGACGAGTCCGAAGAGCACACCGACAACTAA